A window of Fusarium fujikuroi IMI 58289 draft genome, chromosome FFUJ_chr10 genomic DNA:
tatagaaatgtaaggtatatatactaagcttgGCTTAGtgttatatctcttaataattaagtaatgtatattaggcttattaatataaagaagttttattaatagctaataagctaagttctatctacTGCTAAAGgaatgtatatatatattatagtatatataagtcAAATATAGTTAGTTTAATTCTATTTGTAATTATTCGTTATGTAGGTTAAATGGCATGCGTTTAACTGttatagggtaggtagcttCTAATTGGCGAGAAATAGTAGGGGTGCATGTGCACATACGTAAGACTGTGTTAGGTCATAACACTAATAGGGCTATAATcttgcttttaatatttttacttttaacttctttattatactttagtatagaaatgcctaaaataacttccttaaggtatcctaaagcgatatagaatatagcctttagtttaatagtaattatacttttatagcttattactataatattatattactggcttttagtagctatattaatagtattaatatatataataagaattagttatatttatttagtttaaattattattaaattaggccTAAAGGGGCTACTTACagtaaggttaataaccttaatagctttaataagtggttattaatagaataggtAAAAACTAGCTTTTTTaagggcctttaattctatataaagtttattatagctatagccAGTTTTAAGGCAAaatttagtataatctataataataaaagtaaaagtggatagtttagctttaaatggCATATTATGGGCTTATATgggtatatataagagagagggctatagcccttaatataggccttagTCTgtagtgctatattatagtaataatatttaatataataatattatattgcctagaagcctaaaggggcctttagtgctatattagggtggatagagtaaaaaaaatcccttaagatgaattttggcatagatgtcgatttggccttctgtaaCTTGCTACAACAAGACAAAAAAGAACTAAGGCGAGGTGAAGCAACTCCACGTAGTAATGCAGCATTTGAACCAATCAGCGCGCAACACGTCCTGTCCCCGATCTAGAGGCACTGGTTACATCTCTGCAGTAATGCCGGTGAAGCTTACATTCGCCAAGACTGTGACCTTCACGCGTAAGCTGAAGATCCGAGTCTCTTCTCTCGGATCGACAATCTTTTCTCTCGTTTTTCCATTCTCCTTATCCGTGTTCCTTTCTAATCACGATGGACCAACCCCGGTCAACAGAGTGGAGCGAGCTATTTGCGCAAAACCCCTCCTATGAGCCGACCACGTACAAGGCACTCGACAACCTTGCGTCGCATGACGACCTCGCTTTTCTGCATGCCAAGTTCTGGAACGAGATCCGAGAATGGACACGGAATGACATCACGGATATGTCCCGCATTGTCCACCCAGACCTTACGGGACCCGGGAGCATTTTCATCGGGGGCATGAACCATGCGCTCAACGAAGATACCCTTGCGAAGAATGGCATTCAAGCGGTTATTGCTATTCATCCCAAGGACTCGCTGGCATGGGACGAGGATAACGCTTCCTACGGGCTGCAAAGGTTCTACCCTGACCAGAACGGCTTAACGAGCAGTGTCGTCAAGCATCCACTCATCATTCCACTCGAGGACAATGCCAACTCTAATCTCATCGACCACTTCGACGAGACTAATGCTTTCATCAAGCTGCATAGCAGCGAGGGGAGGAATATCTTGATCCACTGTAAATCCGGGCGCTCACGCTCTGTCGCAGTGCTGATCGCATATCTGCAACAAAAGTTCTGCTCCGAGAAAGGCATCGCGTCCATGGAGGATAAGACTGCGGCGAAAGAGCAGTTGCGGATGCACCGTGAGGAGATCACAGAGGCGATCCGTGCGCAGCGTCTCCCTGTCGTTGTCATCATGGAACGTTTTGATGAACTGTTGGCGCGGTACGACCTTAAACTCATCGAGGCTCCAGAGTATAGGAGCCAGAAGACTGATGGGCTTCCTGCCTCTGAGATCATGGAATCTAAGGCTCCCAAGGCAACCAAACAGCCAGAGCTTGTAGCAAAAAATGAGAGTAAGGTTGTGCAGACAAAGGGAGGCGCGGCAGTGCTTAAGATATGCGTTGCGGCAGCATTCTTCAAGAACAGCCAGAAGCCAACGGAAGCAGTGGTACATCATTTCTTTGAAGTCAATGAGGCCTATTTCTATGAGCTGGAAGCATTAGAGTACAATGGAAGGTCTCATGTTGGCTCTCAACATGCATGTCTCGGCCTCGTGAAATTTTGCTTCAGGTACGCTAAGGATGAGTATGGTCTCATGCTGCCACCGAATATAGAGGAGCATGTTAGAAAGGTTACAGCACAATAGAATTACAGTTCAAATCTGAAAAGTCCTCTAGCGCGTAGTCTAAACgattttaaacttttatgGTTAACAGATAATCTCACGTCTAAAGAGACCGCCGTCAAATATCGGAGGTTGATGTCATACCGTCTTCACCGTCCGCCCTAAACAtaataagataaataaagtaGAAATAGTTCCAAAAGACGCAATACAGATCAGCTTCACGTCTAGAGCTGGCAAGATGGAAGGACTTCGACCGCGGGGAAACAGCCCGACTCACATGCATGAACCTGACGTTGTCCAAGGGAAGGCACTCAAAGCTACTACTGATGCACAAATTTGCGGCTACTTTTCTGACAACCCAGGTAAGCACCTGCAAATATGACTGGAGTACGGAATCAGACTGACTAACTGGTGCCATTTATTCCTGGAAAGACTACACAGCAGCCTGCGCTCCGCCATCCACCTGCAGTACTCCTAGCGGCGGCAAGTCATGGGGCTGTTGCGATGAGACAAGCTGTTACATCCCCGCTACATGTGAGGATGCTGCAGCTCCCGACTGTGGAGGCACTGCTGCCTCACTCTGCCCTTATTATCCCATCATGAAATGGTAAGATTGCTACTGAGTCGATATCCGAGATTGACCACTACTTCCAGCACGTACGGAGCCTCATCACGGTGTGTCTACTTTATTTATCAAACTGCGGCCGACGACCACGCTAAGATTACGTCCTGGGGTTGCGATAAAACACCAACGACATACATCGTCGGACCGCTGCAGGCTGAGGAAACTTCATCGACAACAGCAGCCGTGGATGACGAAAGAGACTCGATCTCTGGTATTTCAAAAGATGCTAAGATTGTTCTCGCCGTGGTTCTCCCCCTTGCAGGGTTGGGGATTATTATAGCTGCAGCCATGTTATTCCTCCGCCAGCGGAAGAAGAGAGTAGCCAACGGGCCCAAGCCAGTGGGTGGAGGAGCAAGATCTGAGATGGAGCAGACTACGGAACGTGCGCCCGTCACTGCAGTACCGCCGTATGAGATGGGTAACAACGTCTTGAGGCCTGAACTAGACAGCCGCGAGGTTCGTCAGTGATAAATTAGTTGGCAACCTTGCATCCCGCGGAAAGGAAAACCCCAACGGGAAATACTGAGGCCACTAAGCCCAAGTCAGCAAGTAAATGGAGACAATAGATACGGAATTGTAAAACCATCATGATTCTCCACCTACACAGTGTGAAGAGATAAGATGAATCCGTAGTACGATTAGTCTCCGCTTATTACCTTGCTACGAGTATTGTAGTCTCGTCAACGCTATCAGCAACTACATCTTAGCGAGGCTTGGCTGcgcatccatcatctccttcaaaaAATTCTCATCACTCGTTAACCTCGATTCCGACTCCTCGAAAAGTCTAGGAATTCCGGTCTCGGAAAACGCTAGATCTTCCAGGACCATCCGACTGATTCCCTTGGCGGTCAGGAAGACTTGCGGCATTCCGTGGCCGGTGAAACCGCCCATGATGAACATGTTTTCTCGTCCGGGCACACGGCCGATGCGGGGAAGTCCGTCGGCTGAATAGCCCATGACTGCAGGGAAGATATCTGGTTAGCATAAGACCAAAGGAGTTCAAGATAAGCATGGACACTCACTTCCAGTCCAGACTCGATCTGTGTGTGCACCGCTGTTCTCCCAACCATGGAAGTGTCGCTGCATATACCCTTCAAAGTAATCCTTCGCTCTTTCGATGACCTTCGTGTCATCCACGCTGCCGTACCAATCCTCTGTATATCTGAAGTAGGCCGATCTAGCGCCACCAACGATAATGCTGCCGTCTGGCCGAGGGATAAGATAGTCAAAGTCCGTGGGACTAAATCGAATTGCATAAGAGTCTGCCAAAAGCGGCGGATTGGGAGCAACGATCCGGCTGCAGATGGCACGGTAGGGAATGATCTTGTCGCGATACTCGGGGAGAAGCGCGGCGGTGTAAGCGTTAGTGGCGACAATGACTTTACGGGCCTTGATGGCGCCACGAGTTGTTATGATACTCCAACTTCCGTCAGCTTCTGGGGAAGCAGAAATCGATGTAGCAGGAGTGTTGGTTTGAAGGTTGAAATTCTTGTGTTTCAGAGCGTCGGCGAACATGTGGTGAATCAGCTTGTAAGGCCAGAGATGACCGGTGGTATACTTGAAAGCACCCTTTGCGCCTTTCACGCCTGAGACCTACCTCAAAAGTTAGAATTCTGTATGTAAAGCGGAGAAGTAGCGTATAGAAGAGCATGGTAGAAGACGCTTACTGTTTCGGCATACTTGCCATCGACATAGAATGCGCTCTTTGTCGCGCTCACACCAGCATTGACAAACTTATCATATCCAGCCTTAAGCGCCGCGTTGTGATCTGCCGATAGCTGCACATCAACAGCATTCGTGATCATTAAATCGCAGTCCACCTTATTGGCAAGCACATAATTCTTAACAGCATCGACATTGGCGAGCTCGAACTCCGCAATCTCAGCTCCCGCGTTGATACCGTGCTTGGAAGCCATTTTTGAGCACAAGTTGTACACATCAGGCTTGATATGCCCTCCTACATAGCGTCAGTACGGGTATCGATGCGGGCGAACGATGAACCAACCGTTTCGTCCTGTCGCGCCAGAGCATAGTTGCCGAGCTTCCAGGACGACGATTGACTTGTCCTTTGACTCAGGGTGCGCTAGCATATGCGTCACGAGTGAAGCACCAGAGTATCCTGCTccaatgatgagaatgtCGCATTGCGAGGGTAAATCTTTCGTTGATCGGTGATTGTCAAGCGATCCTGGGGAAGAGCGCCAAAAGGAGCTCATCCCGTTGGGTGGAGGGAATGGTCTTGACGACATGTTTAAAGCTTCCTTGGGTTTGTACAGAGAGATCTAGAATCTTAGTTCAGCAGTACCACTCACACAGCCTTCTTGAAGTATGAGAGAGCAAACAGTTCAATGCGAGGTCGGGGGATCTCAGGCGAACCCACTTGGACTGGATTCGCTTCCCAGCACACTACGGAGTGGAGAGCCGATGTGGAGCTTATCTTCACTAACAGCGGTTCTACTTCTGAAGCCCGCCTTTTTGCCCTGTTCTTAGTTAGAATTATACTTTGaagttcattcattcatttgGTCGACTATTTCAACATCCCGTAGGATAGACTCAAGCCACTCGGTCAAAATAAGACATTAACTTTCTTCCCTCTTTCAGGCAGAAgtatctagatatatatgTACTTCGTAGTAACTGCGGGTTAGCTCAGCTTGGCCCAGAGAGAGCATTCGGCATCATCTGGATGGCTTAGCCAATCCTAGTTTTGAAGTGGCATCTTCTAGacataaaagaaaagaaagaaaagaaaaaaccATTGCAAGTTGCTGCTAATAGCTCGCATAGATAATGGACACCTCTATGGGGCAGCAACTTAAATGCTGGCAACATTTTGCAAGACTTGTTCTGATTTGACCTACTACTGCCGCTAGTTGCCTACCTGGGCTAGATCGGGCACGAGGGTGACTGATGCTAGCTCGCGGCTTCGGCCTGTTCAGCCCCTCAATCTGATCTCCTTCTATCAAGAAACTCATTTCTAGGTCCGCGGCCTGCGTATTCTGATCATAATCTGTTCGAACATCATCTCGCGCTACGTGATGCGACCGTGTAGTCCTTATCTATCGCAGAACATTACCTAGGTACCGAAACCAGTGCGCCAGAAACTATTAGGCCTCTTAAAAATAACCGAAGACTACGTCATAGGCCTTGTCGCCGACACAACTTCCAGATTTATTCGCTACTCCCGGGAAGTCGGGGTGTCGAGCATAAAAGATCCATAGAACTTGGAGTTCCTGTAAAGAGTAGGCTGATAAAATGTTAAATATGCATGATGCGCCGCATACTAACTTTGCAGTACAGCAGACCGCGAATAGTCGAAGGATTAATATCATTACAAGGATTACAGCTGATCATTCGAATATCTATCTCGTGGGATCTGTGTTCCACCGCTTACACAGAGTCTAACTGCAGAAAGTTGACTTGAGAATGGTCTCACTCGAGTATGTCTCGAAGCTGCTCCCGTCGAAAAGCCTACGCAAGCTGGCCTCAGACCGTTTGACTGTCAACATGCAATGGAAGCTACAGACACCGGTACCCTTGATTCTAGAGAGCAGCGAGCTTTCCCCTGGTACACCACTCATAGGGGAAGCCATACTCGACACGAGGAAAGATTTAGACATCAAGATATTCCACCTAACGTTGCGCCTCCATCGCCACTACAAGAAACCCCTTCGTTCCAACTGCCCTGACTGTGCTCACGATTATGTTCAGCTTCAAAGGTGGACGTTCGTTCAAAGCGAAATCCTGTCAGCCAATGGAAAATATCCCTTCATGTTCACTGCGCGGCTTGACAACGACACGCCTCCTTCGGTGACCACACCTCTGTTGGACCTGACGTACGAACTGACTGCAGAGCTCATTCTAGCCACTGGAGAGCCCGTTGTCTGGAAACACAGGCTCGAAGTGAAACGTTTACTATACCGACCCGAAATTCTTCGTGTCATTTCTCTAGCAATTCCAGGAACCCCGCTAAACGCGCGTTTGTCGTCGGAACAAATTATCAGACTgaacaagaaaactcaggtAGACTTTTCTCTCTCGAAAAGTAGGCACGGACAAGGAGGTGAGATCTACGCATGGGAAGCAATGGGAGTGGAGTGGAGGCTTGAAGAGCGCGTAGAGGCCCCACTAGGTATTTGTGAGCGACACGCGGACCAAGACGAGAGCGAGTCTAGCAGGCAAAGGCAAAGCGTCTCTCACACAATAGCAAAGGGACGGCCTCGCAACGAATGGAAGGTCTTCCAGAGTGATCAAGAGACGACTTCAACGCTGAGTTTCGAGTATGGCCCGATCGCGAAGATGATTCCAAAACGCCATAAGTCATGCGCGTGCGAAGAAGCCTCGAACAGCACCCTCAGGATTTCGCACGACTTTGTCCTGGAAGTTTCGTTGTCAGCAGTAACAATGACATTTGATAAGACCGCTGATACTGCAGCCTCTAACAGTTCTCGAATTATAAGAATTCGTCGACCTGTCATCATCACAGAGTGCCAAGATAATACTTTCGATAATGTTTTTGAGAACCTTGGCGAAGTGTTACCGGTGTATACAAGGGTCGAGTCTGATTTACCCGTCTACTTTGTATGATGAACTATAACAACATTTAGTGTATGAATATCTTGATCAGGCAGGACTTCCAAAAGAGTGCCATCTAAAGCTATAACCATGCATGCTATGGAGTTTATGCGAATCGATCGAACCGAACCGAGCCGATAATGGAAGCCGTGGATTAGTCTTTGGGAAGAGCACCACATCAGTTTTAGTCGGAAGATAAATATGTAATAACCAGCTACTTTGCACCGAAGTAAGCAGATAAACGAGGTTTAAGAGACCTTAATCCGGTCAAGTTAAATTTGTTGAGATAAGGCCAATTTATATTGGACCTTTATGCAGTACAGCAGATAAGGAAACTCATGCTGAGATACGCACAGTCAATCGGATCTAACCCGTAGATTTCCCGACAGAATCACTCTTGCTGGTTATAGCCGTCTTATCCGAGACACGTCACTATGGACTCTCTATTGTTTGCATCTCCAAAAGCAAGTGTGCGATTATGTATTATCAAGTTCATGAAGTTGCGCAAGACGTATTCTTCGATTGCTTTTTGATCACAAAGCCATGCCAGACATCCGTTGCCCCACAATCGTTCTAATCGGCCCTGAAGGCGCTGGAAAAACAACTATTGGAAAAATCCTGTCAGAGAAACTCAACAAAGAGATTTTCAGCCTCGATCGACACCGCAAAGAGCTATATGCACCGTTCGACTACGATGACGCCCATGCCGATAAAATCTACGAACAAGATGGTGTCGAGGCTCTGCTGAAGTACTGGAAGTACTTTGAATACAGAGCTGTCGTGGACATCTTGCAAAATGCGTTGAAGCCTGGGGATAGGTTTTATGGCAAAATACTCGACTTTGGGGCGGGCCATTCCATTCTTGAGAACAAGGAGGAACTGGATCGTGTTGCGGAGCTTATTTCCCCATATAAAGGGGTCTTCCTCGTTGTTCCGTGCGAAGACGTGGATGAGGCTTTGAGGATCATGGAGGAGCGGAGAGGCCATGAGTTGAGCTACAATCGACACTTCTTGAATCACCCAAGCAACAAGACGTTGGCAAAGCATATTATCTACACGAAAGACGTCAGTCCGGAGCAAAGTGCTCATGAGATATCGAAGTATTTAGACGGTTGACCATCATAATGGTGGCTCAAAAGAAGCCTCATGAGGATTTTATAACCGACATTATGTAAAGTTTGTCACACCTCGTACGAAATGACAGCTTTTGTGAATATTCACATGCAAATAATCTCTTTGGTGGGTTTCTGCCTGCCTAGTGAGATGGTCCGACCACTGTAGTCAGATTGACCATGACCCAATTTGGTAGGTGTGAATAAGATTAGGCCAGGCATGGCAAGCTTCAAATATGTCACAGTTCCTCAATTGGTGTTCAATAGATTTGTGTATCATCGATAAATACTGGATAATGCCCTTAGACACGTTGGACAAGCCGATAGACGATATGGTTGTCATTAATCAATCATGCCTCACCAATGCGATCCTGGCCCGAGATGTCGACACTGTAGAGTTAATGCTATCCTCTGGTGCTGATCCAAACGCTCGAAGAATCGGAAAAGAGACACCAGCCTGGCGCTCAGTGGATGGGCGACATATAAAGCCGGATAGGCAAGACCCCAGTTCGTGCCATGAGCTGTATCCTCTTGATCTTGCAATGACGAGCCGCCTAGATTGCCGACGTATCGCTGAGCTACTAGTCAGACACGGCGCTGATCCAAATTCTCACTACCCTCAGACTACAATCGCTCATCGAGTTTTGGAAAGAAGAGGCTCGAACCTCAATACGACTTGCGGGAAGCGGAATGTGTACCTCGACTTGATTCTTCGGCACCCACTGCTCAATgtcaatcttcaagatggGGAGGGCATTT
This region includes:
- a CDS encoding related to oxidoreductase; the protein is MSSRPFPPPNGMSSFWRSSPGSLDNHRSTKDLPSQCDILIIGAGYSGASLVTHMLAHPESKDKSIVVLEARQLCSGATGRNGGHIKPDVYNLCSKMASKHGINAGAEIAEFELANVDAVKNYVLANKVDCDLMITNAVDVQLSADHNAALKAGYDKFVNAGVSATKSAFYVDGKYAETVSGVKGAKGAFKYTTGHLWPYKLIHHMFADALKHKNFNLQTNTPATSISASPEADGSWSIITTRGAIKARKVIVATNAYTAALLPEYRDKIIPYRAICSRIVAPNPPLLADSYAIRFSPTDFDYLIPRPDGSIIVGGARSAYFRYTEDWYGSVDDTKVIERAKDYFEGYMQRHFHGWENSGAHTDRVWTGNIFPAVMGYSADGLPRIGRVPGRENMFIMGGFTGHGMPQVFLTAKGISRMVLEDLAFSETGIPRLFEESESRLTSDENFLKEMMDAQPSLAKM